The genomic stretch CTTTCAAGTCCTTCTCTTTTTGACTTTGCCCGCCATATTCGGCCTGATCGTCCTGGCGGAACCGATCTATACCATATTTTACGGGCATGATCCGGCCGGTTCGGAAATATTGGCCTTTTATTCGCCGGTTTCCCTGCTGTTCGCCCTCTTTTCCGTAACGGCGGCGATTTTGCAGGGAATCGAGAAACAGAAATACGCCATACTAAGCTTGCTGATCGGTTTGCTGATAAAATTGCTTTTGAATGTTCCGTTGATCGAATGGCTGGCGGCGAAAGGGGCCATCCTCGCCACGGCTGCGGGGTATTCGGCCGCGGTGCTGCTCAATTTGGCCGTCATCGGGTTTTTTGCCGATTATCGCTATCATTTGGTCTTCCGCCGGGGCCTGCTGATGGTCATTCTGAATTTCGCCATGTATTTTTGCGTCTATTTGGCCCTTCGCCTGCTGTCTTTCGTTTTCGATCCGGCAAGCCGGCTGCAGGCCTTTCTGCTCGTGATCCTTTGCGGGCTGATCGGGGCGGCCGTCTACTTTTATCTGAGCAAAAAATCCAGGCTCCTTCATCTTCTGTTCCGCGAACAGATGTTGAAAATGAAAAAGCGCCTTTCCACGGAATGAAAGGGCGCTTTCAGCCGGACCCGTTTAATAGGAAATGCCCAGCCGCCGCTCGATGCGGCTTAACCGCTGTTCGAGCCGCCGAACTTCCCTTTCCAGCTGATTGACCTGTCGCTCCAGCCTTTCGATTTGCCGTCCCAGGTTTCCGCCTGGAAACGGAAAGGAGCCACCGGGGAAAAACGGAATCTGAGTTCCCTGGGGCGGTACGTACTGGCGGTAATCGTACACGGCATACCCTCCTTATGATCGGTGATGCTTTAGTTTATGCGGGATGTTCGGGGAGGGTCACCGTCGGGCTTTGCTTCTGGAAATTCCGCGGCACCCGCATCGTGTTTCATCCTTTCGTCCGTCACCATCGGGCTTTTGCGGCGGGAAATGCCGGAGAGGGGGAAGGAACTTTGCCCGTCCGGTAAAAGATTGGCTTTGAAAAGGCGGCCGGGGCCCTTTTTCGGCTTGGCGGCCCGGGAACCCTTGTCCGAAAGGCGTTTTGAACCGGTCGGAAGTCTCGGCGGCACATAACTTGGAATTTCCGACAATAAGGGTTTCCTTTAAGGGGTCGGAAGGCGTGCATGCCGCTTTCCCTTCGAAGCCGGGCCGGAGGGATTTTCCCGATGCGGCGGGGACTCCGGGGAAAAGGGCCTGATCCCGGCCTTTTTCCGGGAGAGGGCGGGATCTCCCTTGGGGAATGGAGCTCCGCAAAACAGGGACAGGAATCGCGCCGTATTCGGTGCGGAACTGTCGGGCTCCGCTTTCGTCCTTCCGTTGATTTCACCACTGAATTGCACCATATTCTTATTCTGTACGACACCCCCGTTTGGGAAAAGGAGGGCATGTTGATGAGGCTTGATAAACTCCTGGCGAACATCGGCTACGGGAGCAGGAAAGAAGTGAAAAAATTATTAAAGGAAGGCTTCGTCCAAGTGAACGGCGAAACGGTCACCGACGGAAAAACGCATGTGGACCCGGAGAAGGACGAAATCTACTTCGGAGAGGAAAAAATCATCTACAGACCTTTCATTTATTTAATGATGAATAAGCCGAAAGGGGTTTTGTCGGCGACGGAAGATCCCGGCGGCGAAACGGTGATCGATCTGTTGGAAGAGGCGGAGGCCGCCTACCGGCCGCATCCCGTCGGAAGGCTGGACAAAGATACCGTCGGCCTGCTGCTTTTGACGAACGACGGGAAGCTGACCCACCAATTGTTGTCCCCGAAAAAACGCACGCCGAAAACCTACTATGCCATTGTCGAAGGAACAGTGACGGAGGATTTGGTTCCCAAGTTCAAACGCGGGATCCGCCTCGATGACGGATATCAAACGATGCCTGCCGAATTGAAGATCCTTCGTTCCGGGGAAGATTTCTCGGAAGTGGAACTCACCATTTTCGAGGGAAAATTTCATCAAGTGAAGCGGATGTTTCTTGCCGTAAACCACAGGGTCCGTTATTTGAAAAGGCTCGCCGTCGGCCCGATCGTCCTGGACGAACGGCTGCGGGAAGGGGAATACCGGCATCTTACCGAAGAGGAGATGGGGCTTTTAAAAGAATATGTCCAAAAGCAAAAAAAAATCGCGGACAGCGATTGATTTTCCGATTGCGGTTCAATTAAGAAGAGATTTTCACTTTTTTGTTTGTCGTCGTCCATTTTCCTCTGCTTGGACTTTTCACCAAGTTGTTGTAAGCCAATACATTCAAGTCCCTCTGAACGGTTCGTGGAGTGATGCCAAATTCGTCGACCAGCTCTTGCGTCGTCACGGTACCCTTTTCCTGGATGAACAGGTAGATCGACTTAATGCGCGTCAACATCCGGTCCGTTGAATTTTTCAAAAAACCACTCCCTGAAATTTTCTTAGAAGGAGACGAATTCGTTCGAGTCTTCGATGTATCCGGCTTTTTCCGTTTCACCCGGGCGGGGGTGAAAAGGATTGTATATATTATAATCAATCTGATTGAATATTTCCAGTGTAAAAAATTTCCCGATTCCTCGAATTTTGCCCGTAGCGGCCGTAAAATCGAAAAAAATTCAAGGGGAATCCGCTCCCCTGAACTTCCTTTATAAAAAATCGACGGATAAAGGCGGGATGATGATGAATGATTGGCCGAGACCCCATTACTTTTTCGCCGTGAAGCTTCCCGATGAGACGAAATCGTTCCTTTCCCGCTGGGTGGGCGGGGCGTTCCCGAAAGACTGGTTCGGGCGCTGGGTTCATCCCCTCGACTATCATATTACGATGGCATTTTTGGGAAATGTGAAGGAAAATAAGGTAAAGGACTTTTCCTTGAGGATGGCCGATATGCTGAAGGAGGAAACCGCCTTTCCCTTGACATTGGGAGAGACGGGGTATTTCGGGAAAAAAGATTCGCCGAGGGTATTTTGGGCGGGGGTGCAGGATTCCCCTCCTTTGGCGGAACTGCAAAGGAAGATTTTCCGGCTCTGCCTCGATGAAGGGTTCCGCTTGGATCAAAAACCTTTCCGGCCTCATATCACCTTGGCAAGGAAGGGGACGGAACACTTGGAACCCGGCTCCGTCGTCAAGCCGATCCATCATCCGGAAGGCACCCCCCATACCTTTTTCGTCGAACAGGTCGTCCTTTATAAGACGGCAAGGCGAGAATCCCCGAAATATCAAGAGCTGGTGGTCATGCCGTTGAAAAAATGACCCCCGGGGAACCGAAGGAAACTTGAGGAAATCTTTCGGAGAATCGGAGAAAGGGGCAGGACAGAGAGGGTTTTGAAGATGGGGCAACTGATTAAACTGCAGGATTATATTTCCCGCTACGAAGAGGATCTGGCCGCTTACACGACCCGTTTTATCCTGTTCAAGCGGCGCCGCTGGGAGCGGTTGAAACAGTGGTGGGAATCCGCCCGGGAAGCGGGGGCGCCGGGCGCCGGAAACCGGGCGGATGGGGATGCCGGTTTTTCCCCGCCTCCGTTTCCGGAAGAAAGCGTCATGGCGCAAAGATCGGGGCGGCTGGCGGCGGATCCCGGCACAGCGGAAAAATCCGCCTCGTTGGAGGCGTTGAAAAAGGCTTTTTTAAATGATCTGTTCGAACTGCAAATCAAATGGGCGAGCTCCACGGCGGCGAAAATATCCTATGTCGACCGGTCCTATTACCGTGACGGCCATTTGAAGTTCCTGATGCAGCGTTTTCCCGATACCTTTTTATGCCTCTACAAGCCGGTTTTTCTGCTGAAAAAAGCGCCCGTGGAGGCGGAGATCGTTCTGATCACCCCCGTGGAGCTCCTTTGCTTGAGCTTTTTGGAAGAAGAGGAGGATGCGATTTATATCGCGTCATCGGAAAAATTTTGGCTGAAGCGGGCCGGGGAACGGGAGGAGAAAATCGTGAACCCGTTTTTGGCCTTGAACCGGACGGAAGCGATTGTCCGCCGCCTGCTGAAAGAATACGGGATCGGATTCCCGGTTACGAAAACGGTCGTCGCCAGCAACGGTTATATAGATTATCCGTCCGCCTCCTTCGGGCAGGAGACCGTCGACCGGCTCAATTACGAATCCTGGTTCCAGCGTTTGCGGAACCTCCGTTCGCCGCTGAAGCACGAACAATTGAAAGCCGCCCGGGCCCTCCTCCGGCATTGCCATTCCGTCTATTTGCCGCGGCAAAGATGATGGCCAGGGCCGCTCTCCGTTTTTTCCGCCGCGGCGGCGGACCTTTTGCCTTGAGGGCGGGATTTCGCTGTGGCAGGGCCGGCCGGTTCTTCAAACAAGAGTGCGGGCCCGCCGGATATTTTGTCCATCGCATCCATTTGCCAAGAATGTATGAGACGCCGCGTATTACCAAATTTCCGTTCATCATGTCCGCCATCCGTGCCGCGCGTGCGGGATGATCGAACCATTTTCGTATTTTGCAAGGTAAAGAGGGAAGAAGATGAAACTATATTTTATCATCAATCCGGTTGCAGGAAACGGATTCGGTTTAAAAATCTGGAAAAAAATCGAAAATCTATTGATCCAACAAAATATTTCCTTCTCCGCCTTGTACACCAAATTTGCCGGACACGCCTCCCTTTTGGCCGAGGAAATCGCCAAAAGGAACAAACAGGCGGTGGCTGTCGTTGCCGTCGGCGGGGACGGAACGATTCACGAAGTCGTCCAAGGGGCGAACCGCTATGAACATGTCTCCGTCGGCTACATCCCGGCCGGTTCCGGGAACGACTTTTCCCGGGGCTTTGCCATTCCGAAAAAACCGCTGCAGGCGGCGAAGCAGCTGATCGGCCTGTTGGACCGGAAGCATTTCCCGAAATTTGACATCGGCCTTTTCCAAAACAAAAAATTTGACCGGGGGACCTTCGTCAACAATTTCGGATGCGGATTCGACGCCGCCATCTCCATGAAGGTGAACCGGTCGAGGCTGAAACGGATCCTCAACCGCCTGGCTTTGGGAAAATTCGTTTATGTCTGTTATCTATTGCAGCAATTGTTCCTTTATAAACCTTCCAAGGTGACGATACAAATAGATGAAAAGTCCTATGAATTCGAGAAGGTCTGGCTTGTGACGGTGTCGAACCAGCCCTATTACGGCGGCGGAATGAAAATCGCGCCAAGCGCGAATTTGTCCGACGGGAAATTGGATGTGATCTGCGTCCACAACATTTCCCGCATGAAGATCTTATTTCTGTTCGTCACCGTTTTTTGGGGCGGACATATCAAAATGAAGGAAGTTTCCGTCCTGACCGGGAAGAGGATCCGGATTTCGCCCGCCCGGGCATTGCCCCAGCATGCGGACGGGGAATTTGCCGGGTACGGTCCGGTGTCGTTGGCGGTAAAACCGCGGGGGATCGCCGTGTTGACGGAGGGTTCGGCAGAAGATTTTGGTGCTTGACGAATCCGTTTTCAAAACTGTACAATCATGAGGTGTTTATTTTTCCGACGGATAAATGAAGGTGAAACCGGTGGAGCATATATTGGGAAGCGGATGGCAGATTGAACCGGCAGGCGGAGTGACCGGTGAAGCTTTTTTCGCCAAACATCAAAACGATAAACTGTTTTTGAAGCGGAATTCTTCCCCGTTTTTGGCCGTGCTTTCGGCGGAAGGGATCGTGCCGAAACTGATATGGACGAAGCGGCTGGAAAACGGCGACGTCATCACGGCCCAGAAATGGGTGGAGGGCAGGGTGCTGGAGCCCCGGGAAATGAACAACCCGGATGTGGCGAAGCTTTTGAAAAAAATCCACGGTTCCCA from Caldibacillus debilis DSM 16016 encodes the following:
- a CDS encoding pseudouridine synthase, whose amino-acid sequence is MRLDKLLANIGYGSRKEVKKLLKEGFVQVNGETVTDGKTHVDPEKDEIYFGEEKIIYRPFIYLMMNKPKGVLSATEDPGGETVIDLLEEAEAAYRPHPVGRLDKDTVGLLLLTNDGKLTHQLLSPKKRTPKTYYAIVEGTVTEDLVPKFKRGIRLDDGYQTMPAELKILRSGEDFSEVELTIFEGKFHQVKRMFLAVNHRVRYLKRLAVGPIVLDERLREGEYRHLTEEEMGLLKEYVQKQKKIADSD
- the thpR gene encoding RNA 2',3'-cyclic phosphodiesterase — its product is MNDWPRPHYFFAVKLPDETKSFLSRWVGGAFPKDWFGRWVHPLDYHITMAFLGNVKENKVKDFSLRMADMLKEETAFPLTLGETGYFGKKDSPRVFWAGVQDSPPLAELQRKIFRLCLDEGFRLDQKPFRPHITLARKGTEHLEPGSVVKPIHHPEGTPHTFFVEQVVLYKTARRESPKYQELVVMPLKK
- a CDS encoding DeoR family transcriptional regulator codes for the protein MKNSTDRMLTRIKSIYLFIQEKGTVTTQELVDEFGITPRTVQRDLNVLAYNNLVKSPSRGKWTTTNKKVKISS
- a CDS encoding diacylglycerol/lipid kinase family protein, encoding MKLYFIINPVAGNGFGLKIWKKIENLLIQQNISFSALYTKFAGHASLLAEEIAKRNKQAVAVVAVGGDGTIHEVVQGANRYEHVSVGYIPAGSGNDFSRGFAIPKKPLQAAKQLIGLLDRKHFPKFDIGLFQNKKFDRGTFVNNFGCGFDAAISMKVNRSRLKRILNRLALGKFVYVCYLLQQLFLYKPSKVTIQIDEKSYEFEKVWLVTVSNQPYYGGGMKIAPSANLSDGKLDVICVHNISRMKILFLFVTVFWGGHIKMKEVSVLTGKRIRISPARALPQHADGEFAGYGPVSLAVKPRGIAVLTEGSAEDFGA